One window of Nocardioides dongkuii genomic DNA carries:
- a CDS encoding RecB family exonuclease, which translates to MSVQQESPAQRVSTPVDGVDVLGALSPSRAGDFLTCPLLYRFRTVDRLPEPSSPDAVRGTVVHKVLEDLFDLPAADRTPEQAGELLGPAWEQVVEAAPEVVEMFGDGGPEITAWLASCRTVLDRYFTLEDPRRLEPADRELYVESLLESKLLLRGFVDRVDVAPDGAIRVVDYKTGKAPGPGFEAKALFQMKFYALVLWRTRGVVPAMLQLVYLGSGEIIRYVPDKHDLRATERKVEAVWRAIRTAEESGDWRPRRSPLCGWCAHQAICPEFGGTPPPLPERGVDAPS; encoded by the coding sequence GTGAGCGTGCAGCAGGAGTCCCCGGCCCAACGGGTCTCGACGCCGGTCGACGGCGTCGACGTGCTGGGCGCGCTCTCGCCGAGCCGGGCCGGCGACTTCCTGACCTGTCCCCTGCTCTACCGCTTCCGCACCGTCGACCGGCTCCCGGAGCCCTCCTCCCCCGACGCGGTGCGCGGCACGGTCGTGCACAAGGTGCTCGAGGACCTCTTCGACCTCCCCGCCGCCGACCGCACCCCCGAGCAGGCGGGCGAGCTCCTCGGCCCGGCGTGGGAGCAGGTCGTCGAGGCGGCCCCGGAGGTCGTCGAGATGTTCGGCGACGGCGGCCCCGAGATCACGGCCTGGCTGGCGTCGTGCCGCACCGTCCTCGACCGCTACTTCACCCTCGAGGACCCGCGCCGGCTCGAGCCCGCCGACCGCGAGCTCTACGTCGAGAGCCTGCTCGAGTCCAAGCTGCTCCTGCGCGGCTTCGTCGACCGGGTCGACGTCGCCCCCGACGGCGCCATCCGAGTCGTCGACTACAAGACCGGGAAGGCGCCCGGGCCGGGCTTCGAGGCCAAGGCGCTGTTCCAGATGAAGTTCTACGCGCTGGTCCTGTGGCGCACCCGCGGCGTGGTGCCGGCGATGCTCCAGCTGGTCTACCTCGGCAGCGGCGAGATCATCCGCTACGTCCCCGACAAGCACGACCTGCGCGCGACCGAGCGCAAGGTCGAGGCGGTCTGGCGGGCGATCCGCACCGCCGAGGAGTCCGGCGACTGGCGCCCGCGCCGCAGCCCGCTGTGCGGCTGGTGCGCCCACCAGGCGATCTGCCCGGAGTTCGGCGGCACTCCCCCGCCGCTGCCGGAGCGGGGCGTGGACGCGCCGTCCTGA
- a CDS encoding HAD family hydrolase, with product MTEPTTGPGGLPAAVLWDLDGTLVDTEPYWIETEYALAAEHGGTWSEAHALNLVGNDLLDSARYIREHMGIDLPPEEIVEALLDGVVARVEQSVPWTAGGRELLEELRGAGVRCALVTMSYQRFVAPILAQLPPETFQVIVTGDQVELGKPHPEAYLTAAAALGVRPEDCVAIEDSNTGAKSAEAAGCTVVVVQNHVPVLDGPRRVFRDTLVGLSPADLGALRLP from the coding sequence ATGACTGAGCCGACGACCGGGCCCGGCGGCCTCCCGGCCGCCGTCCTGTGGGACCTGGACGGCACCCTCGTCGACACCGAGCCGTACTGGATCGAGACCGAGTACGCGCTGGCCGCCGAGCACGGCGGCACCTGGTCCGAGGCGCACGCCCTGAACCTGGTCGGCAACGACCTGCTCGACTCGGCGCGCTACATCCGCGAGCACATGGGCATCGACCTGCCGCCGGAGGAGATCGTCGAGGCGCTCCTCGACGGGGTCGTGGCCCGCGTCGAGCAGTCGGTGCCGTGGACCGCCGGCGGTCGCGAGCTCCTCGAGGAGCTCCGGGGCGCCGGGGTGCGGTGCGCGCTCGTGACGATGTCCTACCAGCGGTTCGTGGCGCCGATCCTGGCCCAGCTGCCGCCCGAGACGTTCCAGGTCATCGTCACCGGCGACCAGGTCGAGCTCGGCAAGCCGCACCCGGAGGCGTACCTCACCGCCGCGGCGGCGCTCGGCGTCCGCCCGGAGGACTGCGTGGCGATCGAGGACTCCAACACCGGCGCCAAGTCGGCCGAGGCCGCCGGCTGCACGGTGGTCGTGGTGCAGAACCACGTGCCGGTGCTCGACGGCCCCCGCCGCGTCTTCCGCGACACGCTCGTCGGCCTTTCTCCCGCGGATCTCGGCGCGTTGCGCCTGCCGTGA
- the metH gene encoding methionine synthase, whose translation MVDPAHPTFEQDLRPDCTEALDAALRARILVIDGAMGTAIQRDRPDEAGYRGERFADWPSDLQGNNDLLTLTQPDLIASIHREYLQAGADIIETNTFNANAVSLSDYGMQDLAYELNHAAARLARQVADEVATPEKPRYVAGALGPTTRTASISPDVNDPAARNVSYDQLVAAYLEAARGLVDGGADLLMIETIFDTLNAKAAIFAVETLFEEHGRRWPVIVSGTITDASGRTLSGQVTEAFWTSVRHVRPIAVGLNCALGAKEMRPYIAEMARIADSFVSCYPNAGLPNAFGEYDEAPDETAAVVAEFADAGFVNLVGGCCGTTPDHIAAIAQAVEGKQRREPVAVAPAMRLSGLEPFTITEDSLFVNVGERTNITGSAKFRNLIKAGDYDAALTVATQQVENGAQVIDINMDEGMIDGVAAMDRFTKLIASEPDISRVPVMVDSSKWEVIEAGLKNVQGKAIVNSISMKEGEEAFREQARLVRKYGAAAVVMAFDEDGQADNLARRKAICERAYRILVDEVGFPPEDIIFDPNVFAVATGIEEHASYGLDFIEATRWIKENLPGAKVSGGISNVSFSFRGNNPVREAIHAVFLFHAIEAGLDMGIVNAGALVVYDQVEPELRERIEDVVLNRRPDAAERLLEIAEAHNKAGEAVEATAEEWRSLPVGERITHALVKGLDAHVEADTEELRQEIAARGGRPIEVIEGPLMDGMDVVGDLFGAGKMFLPQVVKSARVMKKAVAYLIPFIEQEKLDNPELATVKETNGTIVMATVKGDVHDIGKNIVGVVLQCNNYEVIDLGVMVPAQKILDTAREVDADIIGLSGLITPSLDEMVTMASEMQRLGLDIPLLIGGATTSRAHTAVKVDPKYDGPVVWVKDASRSVPTAAALLHETRREKLLADVRADYDSLRTRHAAKTDRPQLSYEDAVANATPIAWEGYTPPAPRQRGVHVLDDYDLAELREYIDWQPFFNAWEMKGKFPDILNSPSHGETARKLYDDAQAMLDRMIAEKWITARGVYGFFPANAEGDDTLVYADDDRSEVRTRLHHLRQQGKHRGGIPNRSLSDYVAPASTGLADHVGAFAVTAGIGLPERVKAFRDDLDDYNAILIEALADRLAEAFAERLHQRVRTELWGHVDDEQLSNEDLIAERYAGIRPAPGYPACPDHTEKLTLWELLDVEANTGIELTESMAMWPGASVSGWYLSHPESQYFVVGRLGRDQVAAYAERKGWTLAEAERWLSPNLGYDPDD comes from the coding sequence GTGGTTGATCCGGCGCACCCGACGTTCGAGCAGGACCTCCGTCCTGACTGTACGGAGGCGTTGGACGCTGCCCTGCGCGCCCGAATCCTGGTCATCGACGGCGCGATGGGCACGGCCATCCAGCGGGACCGGCCCGACGAGGCCGGCTACCGCGGCGAGCGGTTCGCCGACTGGCCGAGCGATCTCCAGGGCAACAACGACCTGCTCACCCTCACCCAGCCGGACCTCATCGCGAGCATCCACCGCGAGTACCTCCAGGCCGGCGCCGACATCATCGAGACCAACACCTTCAACGCCAACGCGGTCTCGCTGTCCGACTACGGCATGCAGGACCTCGCCTACGAGCTGAACCACGCCGCAGCGCGTCTGGCCCGTCAGGTGGCCGACGAGGTCGCGACCCCCGAGAAGCCGCGGTACGTCGCGGGCGCGCTCGGCCCGACCACGCGCACCGCCTCGATCTCGCCGGACGTCAACGACCCCGCCGCCCGCAACGTCTCCTACGACCAGCTGGTCGCGGCGTACCTCGAGGCCGCCCGCGGGCTCGTCGACGGTGGCGCCGACCTGCTGATGATCGAGACGATCTTCGACACCCTCAACGCCAAGGCCGCGATCTTCGCGGTCGAGACGCTCTTCGAGGAGCACGGACGCCGCTGGCCGGTCATCGTCTCCGGCACCATCACCGACGCCTCCGGGCGGACCCTCTCGGGCCAGGTGACCGAGGCGTTCTGGACCTCGGTGCGCCACGTGCGCCCGATCGCCGTCGGGCTCAACTGCGCGCTGGGGGCCAAGGAGATGCGCCCCTACATCGCCGAGATGGCGCGGATCGCCGACTCCTTCGTGTCCTGCTACCCCAACGCGGGCCTGCCCAACGCCTTCGGCGAGTACGACGAGGCGCCGGACGAGACCGCCGCGGTCGTGGCGGAGTTCGCCGACGCCGGCTTCGTGAACCTCGTCGGCGGCTGCTGCGGCACCACCCCCGACCACATCGCCGCGATCGCGCAGGCGGTGGAGGGCAAGCAGCGCCGCGAGCCCGTGGCCGTCGCCCCGGCGATGCGCCTCTCGGGGCTCGAGCCGTTCACGATCACCGAGGACAGCCTCTTCGTGAACGTCGGCGAGCGCACCAACATCACCGGCTCGGCGAAGTTCCGCAACCTGATCAAGGCCGGCGACTACGACGCCGCGCTCACCGTCGCGACCCAGCAGGTCGAGAACGGCGCGCAGGTCATCGACATCAACATGGACGAGGGCATGATCGACGGCGTCGCGGCCATGGACCGCTTCACCAAGCTGATCGCCAGCGAGCCCGACATCAGCCGGGTGCCGGTGATGGTCGACTCCTCCAAGTGGGAGGTGATCGAGGCCGGCCTGAAGAACGTCCAGGGCAAGGCGATCGTCAACTCCATCTCCATGAAGGAGGGCGAGGAGGCGTTCCGCGAGCAGGCCCGACTGGTCCGGAAGTACGGCGCGGCCGCGGTCGTCATGGCCTTCGACGAGGACGGCCAGGCCGACAACCTCGCCCGACGCAAGGCGATCTGCGAGCGCGCCTACCGGATCCTGGTCGACGAGGTCGGCTTCCCGCCCGAGGACATCATCTTCGACCCCAACGTCTTCGCGGTGGCGACCGGCATCGAGGAGCACGCGTCGTACGGCCTGGACTTCATCGAGGCCACCCGCTGGATCAAGGAGAACCTGCCCGGGGCGAAGGTCTCCGGCGGCATCTCCAACGTCAGCTTCTCCTTCCGCGGCAACAACCCGGTCCGCGAGGCGATCCACGCGGTGTTCCTCTTCCACGCCATCGAGGCGGGGCTGGACATGGGCATCGTGAACGCCGGCGCCCTGGTCGTCTACGACCAGGTCGAGCCCGAGCTGCGCGAGCGGATCGAGGACGTCGTCCTCAACCGCCGTCCCGACGCCGCCGAGCGGCTGCTGGAGATCGCCGAGGCGCACAACAAGGCGGGGGAGGCGGTCGAGGCGACCGCCGAGGAGTGGCGCTCGCTGCCCGTCGGCGAGCGGATCACCCACGCCCTGGTGAAGGGGCTCGACGCCCACGTCGAGGCCGACACCGAGGAGCTCCGCCAGGAGATCGCCGCCCGCGGCGGCCGCCCGATCGAGGTGATCGAGGGCCCGCTGATGGACGGCATGGACGTCGTCGGCGACCTGTTCGGGGCCGGCAAGATGTTCCTCCCGCAGGTCGTGAAGTCCGCGCGGGTGATGAAGAAGGCCGTCGCCTACCTGATCCCGTTCATCGAGCAGGAGAAGCTCGACAACCCCGAGCTGGCGACCGTCAAGGAGACCAACGGGACGATCGTGATGGCGACCGTCAAGGGCGACGTCCACGACATCGGCAAGAACATCGTCGGCGTGGTGCTGCAGTGCAACAACTACGAGGTCATCGACCTCGGCGTGATGGTGCCGGCGCAGAAGATCCTGGACACCGCCCGCGAGGTCGACGCCGACATCATCGGCCTCTCCGGGCTGATCACCCCCTCGCTGGACGAGATGGTGACGATGGCCAGCGAGATGCAGCGGCTGGGCCTCGACATCCCGCTGCTGATCGGCGGCGCCACCACGTCGCGGGCGCACACCGCGGTCAAGGTCGACCCCAAGTACGACGGGCCGGTCGTCTGGGTCAAGGACGCCTCCCGCTCGGTGCCGACCGCGGCCGCGCTGCTCCACGAGACCCGCCGCGAGAAGCTGCTGGCCGACGTCCGGGCCGACTACGACTCGCTGCGCACCCGGCACGCCGCGAAGACCGACCGCCCGCAGCTGTCGTACGAGGACGCCGTCGCCAACGCCACCCCGATCGCGTGGGAGGGCTACACCCCGCCCGCGCCGCGGCAGCGGGGCGTGCACGTGCTCGACGACTATGACCTCGCCGAGCTGCGCGAGTACATCGACTGGCAGCCGTTCTTCAACGCCTGGGAGATGAAGGGGAAGTTCCCCGACATCCTCAACAGCCCCTCGCACGGCGAGACCGCGCGCAAGCTGTACGACGACGCGCAGGCGATGCTCGACCGGATGATCGCGGAGAAGTGGATCACCGCCCGCGGCGTCTACGGGTTCTTCCCCGCCAACGCCGAGGGCGACGACACGCTCGTGTACGCCGACGACGACCGCAGCGAGGTCCGCACCCGCCTGCACCACCTGCGCCAGCAGGGCAAGCATCGCGGCGGCATCCCGAACCGCTCGCTGTCCGACTACGTCGCCCCGGCGTCGACCGGCCTCGCCGACCACGTCGGCGCCTTCGCGGTCACCGCCGGCATCGGCCTGCCCGAGCGGGTCAAGGCGTTCCGCGACGACCTCGACGACTACAACGCGATCCTGATCGAGGCGCTCGCCGACCGGCTCGCCGAGGCGTTCGCCGAGCGGCTGCACCAGCGGGTCCGCACCGAGCTGTGGGGCCACGTCGACGACGAGCAGCTGAGCAACGAGGACCTGATCGCCGAGCGGTACGCCGGCATCCGCCCCGCCCCGGGCTACCCGGCCTGTCCCGACCACACCGAGAAGCTCACGCTCTGGGAGCTCCTCGACGTCGAGGCCAACACCGGCATCGAGCTCACCGAGTCGATGGCCATGTGGCCGGGCGCCTCGGTCTCGGGCTGGTACCTCAGCCACCCCGAGTCGCAGTACTTCGTCGTCGGCCGGCTCGGGCGCGACCAGGTCGCCGCGTACGCCGAGCGCAAGGGCTGGACGCTCGCCGAGGCCGAGCGCTGGCTCTCCCCGAACCTCGGCTACGACCCCGATGACTGA
- a CDS encoding PAC2 family protein, which yields MIEIEHAADLVDPVVIAAFEGWNDAADAASSVVDHLMTVWNARVVGAIDPEDFYDFQVNRPVVGTDDRGHRRLTWPSTQIAVASPPDLDRDVILLRGIEPNMRWRQFCAELLAACDELGGELVITLGALLADTPHTRPIPVTGTATEPELVDRLKLEQSTYEGPTGIVGVFQDACMRLDIPAVSYWAAVPHYVAQPPCPKATLALIGQLEDLLEVSIPLGDLPEDARAWERGVDELAEEDEDVADYVRALEETRDTTDLPEASGEAIAREFERYLKRRQDEN from the coding sequence GTGATCGAGATCGAGCACGCTGCGGACCTGGTCGATCCTGTGGTGATCGCCGCCTTCGAGGGCTGGAACGACGCGGCCGACGCGGCGTCGTCAGTGGTGGACCACCTGATGACGGTGTGGAACGCGCGGGTGGTCGGCGCCATCGACCCCGAGGACTTCTACGACTTCCAGGTCAACCGCCCCGTCGTCGGCACCGACGACCGCGGCCACCGCCGGCTGACCTGGCCGAGCACCCAGATCGCGGTCGCGTCGCCGCCGGACCTCGACCGCGACGTCATCCTGCTGCGCGGGATCGAGCCGAACATGCGCTGGCGGCAGTTCTGCGCCGAGCTGCTCGCGGCCTGCGACGAGCTCGGGGGCGAGCTGGTGATCACGCTCGGCGCGCTGCTCGCCGACACCCCGCACACCCGGCCCATCCCCGTCACCGGCACCGCCACCGAGCCCGAGCTTGTCGACCGGCTCAAGCTCGAGCAGTCGACGTACGAGGGCCCGACCGGCATCGTCGGCGTCTTCCAGGACGCGTGCATGCGCCTCGACATCCCCGCGGTGTCGTACTGGGCCGCCGTACCTCACTACGTCGCGCAGCCGCCCTGCCCCAAGGCGACCCTCGCGCTGATCGGCCAGCTCGAGGACCTGCTCGAGGTCAGCATCCCCCTCGGTGACCTGCCCGAGGACGCCCGCGCCTGGGAGCGCGGCGTCGACGAGCTCGCCGAGGAGGACGAGGACGTCGCCGACTACGTCCGCGCCCTCGAGGAGACCCGCGACACCACCGACCTCCCCGAGGCCTCCGGCGAGGCGATCGCCCGGGAGTTCGAGCGGTACCTCAAGCGGCGCCAGGACGAGAACTAG
- the mshC gene encoding cysteine--1-D-myo-inosityl 2-amino-2-deoxy-alpha-D-glucopyranoside ligase, whose amino-acid sequence MRAWPSPEIPTLPVAGPPVALHDTVTGQLVTTRPEGPARLYVCGITPYDATHLGHAATYLGFDLLNRAWRNAGHEVTYVQNVTDVDDPLLERATKVKVDWVELAERETELFRQDMTALRVLSPAHYVGAVESIPDVIELIERLQAAGAIYRVEDDLYMSVTADPAFGEESGMDREEMLRIFPERGGDPDRPGKKDPLDCVVWRGERPGEPSWESPFGPGRPGWHVECAAIAMRYLGGDFDVQGGGSDLVFPHHEMCAGHAQVAEPGTRFAQVYSHAGMVAYDGEKMSKSRGNLVFVSALRNSDVDPMAIRLALLNHHYRSDWEWTDAELWTAVDTLADWRRALALGAGAPAGPVVEEVLAALADDLDAPRAVAAVDRWARATLGTDGLADTSDPDAAMAVLTVIDAALGLAV is encoded by the coding sequence ATGCGCGCCTGGCCCTCACCGGAGATCCCGACCCTGCCGGTGGCCGGACCGCCCGTGGCCCTGCACGACACCGTCACCGGGCAGCTCGTCACCACGCGGCCCGAGGGGCCGGCCCGGCTCTACGTCTGCGGCATCACGCCGTACGACGCCACCCACCTGGGCCACGCCGCGACGTACCTCGGCTTCGACCTGCTGAACCGGGCCTGGCGCAACGCCGGCCACGAGGTCACCTACGTCCAGAACGTCACCGACGTCGACGACCCGCTGCTCGAGCGCGCCACCAAGGTCAAGGTCGACTGGGTGGAGCTCGCCGAGCGCGAGACCGAGCTGTTCCGCCAGGACATGACCGCGCTGCGGGTGCTGTCGCCGGCCCACTACGTCGGCGCGGTCGAGTCGATCCCCGACGTCATCGAGCTCATCGAGCGGCTGCAGGCCGCCGGGGCGATCTACCGCGTCGAGGACGACCTCTACATGTCGGTCACCGCCGACCCGGCCTTCGGCGAGGAGTCGGGGATGGACCGCGAGGAGATGCTGCGGATCTTCCCCGAGCGCGGCGGCGACCCCGACCGGCCCGGCAAGAAGGACCCCCTCGACTGCGTCGTGTGGCGCGGCGAGCGTCCCGGCGAGCCGTCCTGGGAGAGCCCGTTCGGCCCCGGGCGGCCCGGCTGGCACGTCGAGTGCGCCGCGATCGCGATGCGCTACCTGGGCGGCGACTTCGACGTCCAGGGCGGCGGCAGCGACCTGGTCTTCCCGCACCACGAGATGTGCGCCGGCCACGCCCAGGTCGCCGAGCCCGGGACCCGCTTCGCGCAGGTCTACTCGCACGCCGGGATGGTGGCGTACGACGGCGAGAAGATGTCGAAGTCCCGCGGCAACCTGGTCTTCGTCTCCGCGCTCCGCAACAGCGACGTCGACCCGATGGCGATCCGGCTGGCGCTGCTCAACCACCACTACCGCTCCGACTGGGAGTGGACCGACGCCGAGCTCTGGACCGCGGTCGACACCCTCGCCGACTGGCGCCGCGCCCTCGCGCTCGGCGCCGGCGCCCCCGCCGGCCCGGTGGTCGAGGAGGTGCTGGCCGCCCTCGCCGACGACCTCGACGCCCCCCGCGCCGTCGCCGCCGTCGACCGCTGGGCGCGCGCCACCCTCGGCACCGACGGCCTCGCCGACACGTCCGACCCCGACGCCGCCATGGCGGTGCTCACCGTCATCGACGCCGCCCTCGGCCTGGCGGTCTGA
- a CDS encoding SCO1664 family protein: MREPAADLLEGELVLSGRIMPASNATFLGHLTTDEGEIQVVYKPVAGERPLWDFPDGDLASRERAAYVVSEALGWNVVPQTWLRDGPHGPGMVQRWQEPDAAQEAVTLVPEGEVPTGWRHVFDGLDGRDLPVSLVHEDSVPLRRMAILDVVVNNADRKGGHVLAMADGHRYGVDHGIAFHHEHKLRTVLWGWLGEPLSDEEVTAVRDLGTAARGPLGDALAPLLTDREIDAFARRCRRLAEHGVMPVPRGEWPAIPWPPF; the protein is encoded by the coding sequence GTGAGGGAGCCCGCCGCGGACCTGCTCGAGGGCGAGCTGGTCCTGAGCGGGCGGATCATGCCTGCGTCCAACGCCACCTTCCTGGGGCACCTGACCACGGACGAGGGCGAGATCCAGGTGGTCTACAAGCCGGTCGCGGGGGAGCGGCCGCTGTGGGACTTCCCGGACGGCGACCTGGCCAGCCGCGAGCGCGCGGCGTACGTCGTGTCCGAGGCGCTGGGCTGGAACGTCGTGCCGCAGACGTGGCTGCGCGACGGTCCGCACGGGCCCGGGATGGTGCAGCGCTGGCAGGAGCCGGACGCCGCCCAGGAGGCGGTGACGCTGGTGCCGGAGGGGGAGGTCCCCACCGGGTGGCGGCACGTCTTCGACGGTCTCGACGGACGGGACCTGCCGGTGTCGCTGGTGCACGAGGACTCGGTCCCGCTGCGGCGGATGGCGATCCTCGACGTCGTCGTCAACAACGCCGACCGCAAGGGCGGGCACGTGCTGGCGATGGCCGACGGGCACCGGTACGGCGTCGACCACGGGATCGCCTTCCACCACGAGCACAAGCTGCGCACGGTCCTGTGGGGCTGGCTCGGCGAGCCGCTGTCCGACGAGGAGGTCACGGCGGTCCGGGACCTCGGGACGGCGGCGCGCGGGCCGCTCGGCGACGCCTTGGCGCCGCTGCTCACCGACCGCGAGATCGACGCCTTCGCCCGGCGCTGCCGCCGCCTCGCCGAGCACGGCGTGATGCCCGTGCCGCGGGGGGAGTGGCCCGCGATCCCGTGGCCGCCGTTCTGA
- a CDS encoding DUF3090 domain-containing protein, translating to MPLVHGFDPPERFVTGTVGPPGSRTFFLQARSGARLVSVALEKRQVAVLAERVDELLDDVMSSDTDAPVVPAVAPLGLEDTAPLEQPIEEEFRAGTMTLSWDPADSRVVIEVFPYSEAAVVSPDQLDEDIIEPEPDEVLLVRLSPGAARAFVKRSEQVLEAGRPSCPFCGGPIDPEGHLCVRANGFRRRDP from the coding sequence ATGCCCCTCGTCCACGGCTTCGACCCACCGGAGCGCTTCGTGACCGGGACGGTCGGACCTCCCGGGTCGCGGACGTTCTTCCTCCAGGCCCGCAGCGGAGCGCGCCTGGTGTCCGTCGCGCTCGAGAAGCGCCAGGTGGCCGTCCTGGCCGAGCGCGTCGACGAGCTCCTCGACGACGTGATGAGCAGCGACACCGACGCGCCGGTCGTGCCCGCGGTCGCCCCGCTGGGCCTGGAGGACACCGCCCCCCTCGAGCAGCCCATCGAGGAGGAGTTCCGGGCCGGCACGATGACGCTCTCGTGGGACCCCGCCGACAGCCGGGTCGTGATCGAGGTCTTCCCCTACAGCGAGGCCGCGGTCGTCAGCCCCGACCAGCTCGACGAGGACATCATCGAGCCCGAGCCCGACGAGGTGCTGCTGGTCCGGCTGTCGCCGGGCGCGGCGCGGGCCTTCGTCAAGCGCAGCGAGCAGGTGCTGGAGGCAGGTCGGCCCAGCTGCCCGTTCTGCGGCGGGCCGATCGACCCCGAGGGGCACCTCTGCGTGCGCGCCAACGGCTTCCGCAGACGGGACCCGTGA
- a CDS encoding histidine phosphatase family protein yields the protein MATVVLLRHGRTTANASGMLAGRQAGVRLDGTGRTQAQRAGERLAAVGLAAVVSSPLERCRQTARAVLDQQAGSPPLLVERGITECDYGEWQGRPLRELAKEDLWKVVQAQPSAVQFPGGETMSQMQARAVAAVRRHDAEVEAEHGPGAVWVAVSHGDIIKSVLADALGMHLDLFQRVNVDPASISIVRYTAARPAVLATNTHAGDLGWLVPPPDASGDAAGDAVVGGGAGPDEPAGSQS from the coding sequence ATGGCAACCGTCGTCCTCCTGCGGCACGGCCGGACCACCGCCAACGCGTCGGGCATGCTCGCCGGGCGCCAGGCCGGGGTCCGCCTCGACGGGACCGGGAGGACCCAGGCGCAGCGCGCCGGGGAGCGGCTCGCCGCGGTGGGCCTCGCCGCCGTCGTCTCCAGCCCGCTCGAGCGCTGCCGGCAGACCGCCCGCGCGGTGCTCGACCAGCAGGCGGGGTCGCCGCCGCTGCTGGTCGAGCGGGGCATCACCGAGTGCGACTACGGCGAGTGGCAGGGCCGCCCGCTGCGCGAGCTCGCGAAGGAGGACCTGTGGAAGGTCGTCCAGGCGCAGCCGTCGGCGGTGCAGTTCCCGGGTGGCGAGACCATGTCGCAGATGCAGGCCCGCGCCGTCGCCGCCGTACGTCGCCACGACGCGGAGGTGGAGGCCGAGCACGGCCCGGGCGCCGTCTGGGTGGCGGTGAGCCACGGCGACATCATCAAGTCGGTGCTGGCCGACGCGCTCGGCATGCACCTCGACCTGTTCCAGCGGGTGAACGTCGACCCGGCGTCGATCTCGATCGTGCGCTACACCGCCGCCCGGCCCGCGGTGCTCGCCACCAACACCCACGCCGGGGACCTCGGCTGGCTGGTGCCCCCACCGGACGCCTCCGGCGACGCCGCCGGTGACGCCGTCGTCGGCGGCGGCGCGGGCCCTGACGAGCCCGCTGGGTCGCAGTCATAG
- the corA gene encoding magnesium/cobalt transporter CorA — protein sequence MIVDIALYRDGARVELDGCTADLEPVRRRADQPGDFVWVGLHQPTTEELTEVAATFDLHPLAVEDAVKAHQRPKLERYDESLFLVLKTLWYIDEHDAVETGEISLFVGHDFVVSVRHGQGSELQSARRRLEANGAVLTHGPSAVVYAVCDTVVDGYTEVVKSLETDVDEVEAAVFSDLRTKPSERIYTLKREIAEVRRAVMPLRDPMDRFASGQVPGMDPETTPFFRDVADHVARAAEAVDALDSLLSSAFDAHVAQISVQQNDDMRKISAGAALVVVPTLIAGVYGMNFEHMPELKWSFGYPFALALMTAAASGLYVLFKRSGWL from the coding sequence GTGATCGTCGACATCGCCCTCTACCGCGACGGTGCCCGCGTCGAGCTCGACGGGTGCACCGCCGACCTGGAGCCCGTGCGCCGCCGCGCCGACCAGCCCGGTGACTTCGTCTGGGTGGGCCTGCACCAGCCGACCACCGAGGAGCTGACCGAGGTCGCGGCGACCTTCGACCTGCACCCGCTCGCGGTCGAGGACGCGGTCAAGGCCCACCAGCGGCCCAAGCTGGAGCGCTACGACGAGAGCCTGTTCCTGGTGCTGAAGACGCTCTGGTACATCGACGAGCACGACGCCGTCGAGACCGGCGAGATCAGCCTGTTCGTGGGCCATGACTTCGTCGTCTCGGTGCGCCACGGGCAGGGCTCGGAGCTGCAGTCCGCGCGCCGCCGCCTGGAGGCCAACGGCGCGGTGCTCACCCACGGCCCGTCAGCGGTCGTGTACGCCGTGTGCGACACGGTCGTGGACGGCTACACCGAGGTCGTCAAGTCCCTGGAGACCGACGTCGACGAGGTCGAGGCCGCGGTCTTCTCCGACCTGCGCACCAAGCCCTCGGAGCGCATCTACACCCTCAAGCGCGAGATCGCCGAGGTACGGCGTGCGGTGATGCCGCTGCGCGACCCGATGGACCGGTTCGCCTCCGGCCAGGTGCCCGGGATGGACCCCGAGACCACGCCGTTCTTCCGGGACGTCGCCGACCACGTGGCGCGCGCCGCGGAGGCGGTCGACGCCCTCGACAGCCTGCTCTCCAGCGCGTTCGACGCCCACGTCGCGCAGATCTCGGTGCAGCAGAACGACGACATGCGCAAGATCTCCGCCGGCGCGGCGCTGGTGGTGGTGCCGACGTTGATCGCCGGGGTCTACGGCATGAACTTCGAGCACATGCCCGAGCTGAAGTGGTCCTTCGGCTACCCGTTCGCGCTGGCGCTGATGACCGCGGCCGCGTCCGGCCTCTACGTGCTCTTCAAGCGCTCGGGCTGGTTGTGA